The Dysgonomonadaceae bacterium PH5-43 genome has a segment encoding these proteins:
- a CDS encoding hypothetical protein (product_source=Hypo-rule applied; superfamily=103436; transmembrane_helix_parts=Outside_1_4,TMhelix_5_27,Inside_28_33,TMhelix_34_56,Outside_57_65,TMhelix_66_83,Inside_84_91): MKRYTYIVSLIGAAIFLLVFLYKIFTVDNIDGKFYCDFAGLALGTAVPVLFIIQIIKCYFEARYKQAIILAVTTGYFLCLIIKEYMKVLII, encoded by the coding sequence ATGAAACGTTATACCTATATAGTAAGTCTAATAGGCGCCGCAATTTTTTTATTGGTATTTTTATATAAAATATTTACTGTAGATAATATTGACGGAAAGTTTTATTGTGATTTTGCAGGATTGGCACTCGGAACCGCAGTTCCTGTTTTATTTATTATACAGATAATAAAGTGCTACTTTGAAGCAAGATACAAACAGGCAATTATTTTAGCTGTGACAACTGGATATTTTCTTTGTTTAATAATCAAAGAGTATATGAAGGTCTTAATCATTTAG
- a CDS encoding hypothetical protein (product_source=Hypo-rule applied) produces MYTIFNKEQQEKAAFILQNPLAKLSELYSNEIKDLAVVWCYYSGKIEGNTYTYVETEALLKDGITSEKRYEDAKMQIS; encoded by the coding sequence ATGTACACCATATTCAATAAAGAACAACAAGAAAAAGCGGCTTTCATCTTGCAAAATCCATTAGCGAAATTGTCAGAACTTTATTCTAATGAAATAAAAGACTTGGCAGTTGTATGGTGTTATTATTCAGGAAAAATAGAAGGCAACACCTACACATACGTTGAAACAGAAGCTTTGCTGAAAGACGGTATTACATCTGAAAAGCGGTATGAAGATGCAAAGATGCAGATATCCTAA
- a CDS encoding uncharacterized membrane protein YozB (DUF420 family) (product_source=COG2322; cog=COG2322; smart=SM01381; superfamily=81648; transmembrane_helix_parts=Inside_1_4,TMhelix_5_27,Outside_28_36,TMhelix_37_59,Inside_60_67) codes for MEIKSSIVIILAAVIVFIYLFTVIKIYKDTKFRNCRISPLWLIVFLLVPILGPLLFLLTSDGFRYKR; via the coding sequence ATGGAAATTAAGAGTAGTATTGTTATTATTTTAGCTGCTGTCATTGTATTTATTTATCTATTTACTGTGATAAAGATATACAAAGATACAAAGTTTAGAAACTGTCGAATAAGTCCTTTGTGGTTAATCGTTTTTCTGCTTGTTCCTATATTAGGTCCTCTATTGTTTCTTTTAACATCAGATGGGTTTCGTTATAAAAGATAG